One part of the Salmo salar chromosome ssa10, Ssal_v3.1, whole genome shotgun sequence genome encodes these proteins:
- the LOC106560912 gene encoding anillin isoform X6 yields MDGEFRSGLATALKRHRDPLSDTEDNVHSSDVNDVQKRRRLEVLGNENVSPTKKSSTRDRLRCAELVKPDTPALCSVRSRVQQLTQRREGGHVLAQRCLSDPGSGVPSIKFQDGFKEHHLIGEAEFSSRVERFRSPTTPQASPLPANRWPRTLSNAVTNLQLKLEASDTPSSKQASRIRQEREEELRLVRAQPITENVFLKRSFSDSSLTERATPPVSSFSPWMMFRRSRRLQWPPFQPWNQADLNVTGDEPFGVKDGSFTETSVFTKVDGVEPPIQDTGEVAESSVHMDVPPKEVKGRRMAEEQAECAMDICQGTSLPDEQHEAAEGPVVKEQQKAVSMESKGDEAELSSRDETNTAEMIDLMFDEVLEAAAQGRMEEEGEEDTEDHNSGIATAMSGMEKEKTDTELDKDKAEEGEDLEKTKELDSSADELLSFPPSFILSPLSKSVDAVVTPMRLAANPPSLLLTPEELSTPPADSAPLYSIDAYRTQRQSTKPAIQRVTPRVQRHATEKSHPQPCVNTKERIMVLNEDAAKLHMVIKQTLQALSCCTDEDHGRGSLEEAEADKLLLVSCEKRAALLAEVARLKERGGSASEDLEGGDGEGDSSMSQQPCRGTVSISSVQLPLKVEFVCSARTRTGRPTHYFFVLIRYGPCNIVATPLATAVDAQNGDTISFPTSITLQDIRSNFEIDVEVYSLSHSSGNTCNVDLRSSTKSRVTPRKLLSTIKRSNQNVTSSTMPPLNTRRTSNFSLVGSHKISLASLGQSKFPLDKMKFEGKIRRLLGDEFQEKVPFLSPLEGNIYLQLESESHSNVQHQGFLTMFEVVNGFGAWHRRFFVLEGNHMSYWNHPNDRGSKAAEGSISLSCSSSQSVKPVTRDSCARPYTFELVSSVQTAQQDDQGTLAKCWFSADTGEDRGDWMENLNQVLLDLHTWTRCPPEPC; encoded by the exons ATGGATGGGGAATTTCGAAGTGGGTTGGCGACAGCTTTGAAGAGACATAGAGATCCTTTGTCTGACACAGAAGACAATGTCCACTCGTCTG ATGTCAATGATGTTCAGAAAAGGCGTCGCCTGGAGGTGTTGGGCAACGAGAACGTCAGCCCTACAAAGAAGTCTTCAACTAGAGACCGCCTCCGCTGTGCAGAGCTGGTGAAGCCTGACacccctgctctctgctctgtccgctccagagtacagcaACTAACCCAGAGACGTGAGG GAGGGCATGTGCTGGCTCAGAGATGCCTCTCTGATCCAGGGTCTGGGGTACCATCCATTAAATTCCAGGATGGATTCAAAGAGCACCATCTTATTG GTGAGGCAGAATTCAGCTCGCGGGTGGAGCGGTTTAGATCCCCCACCACTCCTCAGGCCAGCCCCCTGCCAGCCAACCGGTGGCCCCGTACCCTCTCCAACGCTGTTACCAACTTACAACTGAAACTCGAGGCCAGTGACACACCCAGCTCCAAACAAGCCTCCCGCATACGCCAG gagagggaggaggagctgcGTCTTGTAAGGGCCCAGCCAATCACAGAGAATGTCTTCTTAAAGCGAAGCTTCTCTGATTCCTCGCTGACTGAG AGGGCGACCCCACCCGTCTCCTCATTCTCCCCTTGGATGATGTTTAGACGTAGCAGGAGACTGCAGTGGCCACCGTTCCAACCATGGAAT CAGGCAGACCTCAATGTGACTGGTGATGAACCTTTTGGCGTGAAGGACGGCAGCTTTACCGAGACATCTGTCTTCACTAAGGTCGATGGAGTGGAGCCTCCAATTCAAGACACCG GTGAGGTGGCAGAATCCTCAGTTCACATGGATGTCCCACCAAAAGAGGTGAAGGGGAGACGCATGGCTGAGGAGCAGGCAGAGTGCGCTATGGACATTTGTCAGGGAACTTCTCTACCAGATGAACAACATGAGGCAGCAGAGGGTCCTGTAGTGAAAGAGCAGCAAAAGGCAGTCTCAATGGAGTCAAAAGGAGATG AGGCTGAGCTGAGCTCTCGTGATGAAACCAACACCGCTGAGATGATTGACCTCATGTTTGATGAGGTGCTGGAGGCTGCTGCCCAGGGAAGGATGGAAGAGGAGGGTGAAGAGGACACTGAGGATCACAACAGTGGTATAGCCACAGCGATGAGCGGAATGGAAAAGGAGAAAACAGACACAGAGTTGGACAAGGACAAAGCTGAAGAGGGTGAAGACCTGGAAAAAACCAAGGAACTGGACTCCAGTGCAGATGAGCTGCTGTCCTTCCCACCCAGCTttatcctctcccctctcagcAAGTCTGTGGACGCTGTGGTCACTCCTATG AGACTTGCAGCCAACCCTCCATCCCTACTTCTGACTCCTGAAGAGCTGTCCACGCCCCCTGCTGATAGTGCCCCTCTCTACAG CATCGATGCCTACCGCACCCAGAGACAGAGCACCAAGCCAGCCATTCAGAGAGTAACCCCAAGGGTGCAGAGGCATGCCACTGAGAAgtctcacccccagccctgtgtcAACACCAAGGAAAGGATCATG GTTCTGAATGAGGATGCTGCCAAGCTGCACATGGTCATCAAACAGACGTTGCAGGCCCTGAGCTGCTGCACTGACGAGGACCACGGCAGGGGCTCCCTGGAGGAGGCAGAGGCTGATAAACTGCTGCTCGTCTCGT GTGAGAAGCGGGCAGCCCTGCTGGCTGAGGTGGCCAGgctgaaggagagggggggctcAGCCTCTGAGGATCTAGAGGGGGGTGATGGTGAGGGGGACTCCAGCATGTCCCAGCAGCCCTGCAGGGGCACTGTCAGCATCAGCAGTGTCCAGCTCCCTCTCAAGGTGGAGTTTGTCTGCTCTGCCCGCACACGAACAG GTCGGCCCACTCATTATTTCTTTGTCCTGATTCGTTATGGACCCTGCAACATCGTTGCGACCCCATTGGCCACGGCAGTGGACGCCCAGAATGGAGACACCATCTCCTTCCCCACCTCCATCACCCT GCAGGACATTCGCTCCAACTTTGAGATTGATGTGGAGGTCTACAGCCTG TCCCACAGCTCAGGGAACACCTGCAATGTGGATCTCCGCAGCTCCACCAAGTCAAGG GTCACTCCAAGGAAGCTTCTAAGCACCATCAAG agatccaaCCAAAATGTAACAT CTTCTACCATGCCGCCCCTGAACACCCGGCGCACCAGCAACTTCTCTCTGGTTGGTTCTCACAAGATCTCCCTGGCCTCCCTGGGCCAGAGCAAGTTCCCCCTGGACAAG ATGAAGTTTGAAGGCAAAATCAGGAGACTCCTGGGAGATGAGTTTCAGGAAAAG GTGCCCTTCCTGTCTCCACTAGAGGGAAACATATACCTGCAACTGGAGAGCGAGAGCCACTCTAATGTCCAGCACCAGGGCTTCCTT ACAATGTTTGAGGTGGTGAATGGATTTGGAGCTTGGCATCGACGCTTCTTTGTCCTGGAGGGAAACCACATGTCCTATTGGAACCACCCCAATGACAGAGGCAGCAAG GCAGCAGAAGGCAGCATCTCCCTGTCTTGTTCCTCTAGTCAGAGTGTGAAGCCAGTGACGAGAGACTCCTGTGCTCGCCCCTATACTTTTGAACTGGTCAGCAGTGTCCAGACTGCACAACAGGATGACCAGGGCACTCTGGCCAA GTGCTGGTTCTCAGCAGATACTGGGGAGGATCGAGGGGACTGGATGGAGAACCTGAACCAGGTTCTCCTGGACCTGCATACCTGGACTCGCTGCCCCCCTGAACCATGCTAA
- the LOC106560912 gene encoding anillin isoform X1 yields the protein MDGEFRSGLATALKRHRDPLSDTEDNVHSSDVNDVQKRRRLEVLGNENVSPTKKSSTRDRLRCAELVKPDTPALCSVRSRVQQLTQRREGGHVLAQRCLSDPGSGVPSIKFQDGFKEHHLIGEAEFSSRVERFRSPTTPQASPLPANRWPRTLSNAVTNLQLKLEASDTPSSKQASRIRQEREEELRLVRAQPITENVFLKRSFSDSSLTERATPPVSSFSPWMMFRRSRRLQWPPFQPWNQADLNVTGDEPFGVKDGSFTETSVFTKVDGVEPPIQDTGEVAESSVHMDVPPKEVKGRRMAEEQAECAMDICQGTSLPDEQHEAAEGPVVKEQQKAVSMESKGDDEEPTDEPQSEARGLKKVTFILEPEMINDSALSELDSSSSWKRESMSEAELSSRDETNTAEMIDLMFDEVLEAAAQGRMEEEGEEDTEDHNSGIATAMSGMEKEKTDTELDKDKAEEGEDLEKTKELDSSADELLSFPPSFILSPLSKSVDAVVTPMRLAANPPSLLLTPEELSTPPADSAPLYSIDAYRTQRQSTKPAIQRVTPRVQRHATEKSHPQPCVNTKERIMVLNEDAAKLHMVIKQTLQALSCCTDEDHGRGSLEEAEADKLLLVSCEKRAALLAEVARLKERGGSASEDLEGGDGEGDSSMSQQPCRGTVSISSVQLPLKVEFVCSARTRTGRPTHYFFVLIRYGPCNIVATPLATAVDAQNGDTISFPTSITLQDIRSNFEIDVEVYSLSHSSGNTCNVDLRSSTKSRVTPRKLLSTIKRSNQNVTSSTMPPLNTRRTSNFSLVGSHKISLASLGQSKFPLDKMKFEGKIRRLLGDEFQEKVPFLSPLEGNIYLQLESESHSNVQHQGFLTMFEVVNGFGAWHRRFFVLEGNHMSYWNHPNDRGSKAAEGSISLSCSSSQSVKPVTRDSCARPYTFELVSSVQTAQQDDQGTLAKCWFSADTGEDRGDWMENLNQVLLDLHTWTRCPPEPC from the exons ATGGATGGGGAATTTCGAAGTGGGTTGGCGACAGCTTTGAAGAGACATAGAGATCCTTTGTCTGACACAGAAGACAATGTCCACTCGTCTG ATGTCAATGATGTTCAGAAAAGGCGTCGCCTGGAGGTGTTGGGCAACGAGAACGTCAGCCCTACAAAGAAGTCTTCAACTAGAGACCGCCTCCGCTGTGCAGAGCTGGTGAAGCCTGACacccctgctctctgctctgtccgctccagagtacagcaACTAACCCAGAGACGTGAGG GAGGGCATGTGCTGGCTCAGAGATGCCTCTCTGATCCAGGGTCTGGGGTACCATCCATTAAATTCCAGGATGGATTCAAAGAGCACCATCTTATTG GTGAGGCAGAATTCAGCTCGCGGGTGGAGCGGTTTAGATCCCCCACCACTCCTCAGGCCAGCCCCCTGCCAGCCAACCGGTGGCCCCGTACCCTCTCCAACGCTGTTACCAACTTACAACTGAAACTCGAGGCCAGTGACACACCCAGCTCCAAACAAGCCTCCCGCATACGCCAG gagagggaggaggagctgcGTCTTGTAAGGGCCCAGCCAATCACAGAGAATGTCTTCTTAAAGCGAAGCTTCTCTGATTCCTCGCTGACTGAG AGGGCGACCCCACCCGTCTCCTCATTCTCCCCTTGGATGATGTTTAGACGTAGCAGGAGACTGCAGTGGCCACCGTTCCAACCATGGAAT CAGGCAGACCTCAATGTGACTGGTGATGAACCTTTTGGCGTGAAGGACGGCAGCTTTACCGAGACATCTGTCTTCACTAAGGTCGATGGAGTGGAGCCTCCAATTCAAGACACCG GTGAGGTGGCAGAATCCTCAGTTCACATGGATGTCCCACCAAAAGAGGTGAAGGGGAGACGCATGGCTGAGGAGCAGGCAGAGTGCGCTATGGACATTTGTCAGGGAACTTCTCTACCAGATGAACAACATGAGGCAGCAGAGGGTCCTGTAGTGAAAGAGCAGCAAAAGGCAGTCTCAATGGAGTCAAAAGGAGATG ATGAGGAACCGACTGATGAACCACAGTCAGAGGCCAGAGGGTTAAAGAAAGTCACATTTATCCTGGAGCCAGAAATGATCAATGACTCAGCTCTGTCTGAGCTGGACTCTTCATCTAGCTGGAAAAGAGAAAGTATGTCAG AGGCTGAGCTGAGCTCTCGTGATGAAACCAACACCGCTGAGATGATTGACCTCATGTTTGATGAGGTGCTGGAGGCTGCTGCCCAGGGAAGGATGGAAGAGGAGGGTGAAGAGGACACTGAGGATCACAACAGTGGTATAGCCACAGCGATGAGCGGAATGGAAAAGGAGAAAACAGACACAGAGTTGGACAAGGACAAAGCTGAAGAGGGTGAAGACCTGGAAAAAACCAAGGAACTGGACTCCAGTGCAGATGAGCTGCTGTCCTTCCCACCCAGCTttatcctctcccctctcagcAAGTCTGTGGACGCTGTGGTCACTCCTATG AGACTTGCAGCCAACCCTCCATCCCTACTTCTGACTCCTGAAGAGCTGTCCACGCCCCCTGCTGATAGTGCCCCTCTCTACAG CATCGATGCCTACCGCACCCAGAGACAGAGCACCAAGCCAGCCATTCAGAGAGTAACCCCAAGGGTGCAGAGGCATGCCACTGAGAAgtctcacccccagccctgtgtcAACACCAAGGAAAGGATCATG GTTCTGAATGAGGATGCTGCCAAGCTGCACATGGTCATCAAACAGACGTTGCAGGCCCTGAGCTGCTGCACTGACGAGGACCACGGCAGGGGCTCCCTGGAGGAGGCAGAGGCTGATAAACTGCTGCTCGTCTCGT GTGAGAAGCGGGCAGCCCTGCTGGCTGAGGTGGCCAGgctgaaggagagggggggctcAGCCTCTGAGGATCTAGAGGGGGGTGATGGTGAGGGGGACTCCAGCATGTCCCAGCAGCCCTGCAGGGGCACTGTCAGCATCAGCAGTGTCCAGCTCCCTCTCAAGGTGGAGTTTGTCTGCTCTGCCCGCACACGAACAG GTCGGCCCACTCATTATTTCTTTGTCCTGATTCGTTATGGACCCTGCAACATCGTTGCGACCCCATTGGCCACGGCAGTGGACGCCCAGAATGGAGACACCATCTCCTTCCCCACCTCCATCACCCT GCAGGACATTCGCTCCAACTTTGAGATTGATGTGGAGGTCTACAGCCTG TCCCACAGCTCAGGGAACACCTGCAATGTGGATCTCCGCAGCTCCACCAAGTCAAGG GTCACTCCAAGGAAGCTTCTAAGCACCATCAAG agatccaaCCAAAATGTAACAT CTTCTACCATGCCGCCCCTGAACACCCGGCGCACCAGCAACTTCTCTCTGGTTGGTTCTCACAAGATCTCCCTGGCCTCCCTGGGCCAGAGCAAGTTCCCCCTGGACAAG ATGAAGTTTGAAGGCAAAATCAGGAGACTCCTGGGAGATGAGTTTCAGGAAAAG GTGCCCTTCCTGTCTCCACTAGAGGGAAACATATACCTGCAACTGGAGAGCGAGAGCCACTCTAATGTCCAGCACCAGGGCTTCCTT ACAATGTTTGAGGTGGTGAATGGATTTGGAGCTTGGCATCGACGCTTCTTTGTCCTGGAGGGAAACCACATGTCCTATTGGAACCACCCCAATGACAGAGGCAGCAAG GCAGCAGAAGGCAGCATCTCCCTGTCTTGTTCCTCTAGTCAGAGTGTGAAGCCAGTGACGAGAGACTCCTGTGCTCGCCCCTATACTTTTGAACTGGTCAGCAGTGTCCAGACTGCACAACAGGATGACCAGGGCACTCTGGCCAA GTGCTGGTTCTCAGCAGATACTGGGGAGGATCGAGGGGACTGGATGGAGAACCTGAACCAGGTTCTCCTGGACCTGCATACCTGGACTCGCTGCCCCCCTGAACCATGCTAA
- the LOC106560912 gene encoding anillin isoform X3 has protein sequence MDGEFRSGLATALKRHRDPLSDTEDNVHSSDVNDVQKRRRLEVLGNENVSPTKKSSTRDRLRCAELVKPDTPALCSVRSRVQQLTQRREGGHVLAQRCLSDPGSGVPSIKFQDGFKEHHLIGEAEFSSRVERFRSPTTPQASPLPANRWPRTLSNAVTNLQLKLEASDTPSSKQASRIRQEREEELRLVRAQPITENVFLKRSFSDSSLTERATPPVSSFSPWMMFRRSRRLQWPPFQPWNQADLNVTGDEPFGVKDGSFTETSVFTKVDGVEPPIQDTGEVAESSVHMDVPPKEVKGRRMAEEQAECAMDICQGTSLPDEQHEAAEGPVVKEQQKAVSMESKGDDEEPTDEPQSEARGLKKVTFILEPEMINDSALSELDSSSSWKRESMSEAELSSRDETNTAEMIDLMFDEVLEAAAQGRMEEEGEEDTEDHNSGIATAMSGMEKEKTDTELDKDKAEEGEDLEKTKELDSSADELLSFPPSFILSPLSKSVDAVVTPMRLAANPPSLLLTPEELSTPPADSAPLYSIDAYRTQRQSTKPAIQRVTPRVQRHATEKSHPQPCVNTKERIMVLNEDAAKLHMVIKQTLQALSCCTDEDHGRGSLEEAEADKLLLVSCEKRAALLAEVARLKERGGSASEDLEGGDGEGDSSMSQQPCRGTVSISSVQLPLKVEFVCSARTRTGRPTHYFFVLIRYGPCNIVATPLATAVDAQNGDTISFPTSITLQDIRSNFEIDVEVYSLSHSSGNTCNVDLRSSTKSRVTPRKLLSTIKRSNQNVTSSTMPPLNTRRTSNFSLVGSHKISLASLGQSKFPLDKVPFLSPLEGNIYLQLESESHSNVQHQGFLTMFEVVNGFGAWHRRFFVLEGNHMSYWNHPNDRGSKAAEGSISLSCSSSQSVKPVTRDSCARPYTFELVSSVQTAQQDDQGTLAKCWFSADTGEDRGDWMENLNQVLLDLHTWTRCPPEPC, from the exons ATGGATGGGGAATTTCGAAGTGGGTTGGCGACAGCTTTGAAGAGACATAGAGATCCTTTGTCTGACACAGAAGACAATGTCCACTCGTCTG ATGTCAATGATGTTCAGAAAAGGCGTCGCCTGGAGGTGTTGGGCAACGAGAACGTCAGCCCTACAAAGAAGTCTTCAACTAGAGACCGCCTCCGCTGTGCAGAGCTGGTGAAGCCTGACacccctgctctctgctctgtccgctccagagtacagcaACTAACCCAGAGACGTGAGG GAGGGCATGTGCTGGCTCAGAGATGCCTCTCTGATCCAGGGTCTGGGGTACCATCCATTAAATTCCAGGATGGATTCAAAGAGCACCATCTTATTG GTGAGGCAGAATTCAGCTCGCGGGTGGAGCGGTTTAGATCCCCCACCACTCCTCAGGCCAGCCCCCTGCCAGCCAACCGGTGGCCCCGTACCCTCTCCAACGCTGTTACCAACTTACAACTGAAACTCGAGGCCAGTGACACACCCAGCTCCAAACAAGCCTCCCGCATACGCCAG gagagggaggaggagctgcGTCTTGTAAGGGCCCAGCCAATCACAGAGAATGTCTTCTTAAAGCGAAGCTTCTCTGATTCCTCGCTGACTGAG AGGGCGACCCCACCCGTCTCCTCATTCTCCCCTTGGATGATGTTTAGACGTAGCAGGAGACTGCAGTGGCCACCGTTCCAACCATGGAAT CAGGCAGACCTCAATGTGACTGGTGATGAACCTTTTGGCGTGAAGGACGGCAGCTTTACCGAGACATCTGTCTTCACTAAGGTCGATGGAGTGGAGCCTCCAATTCAAGACACCG GTGAGGTGGCAGAATCCTCAGTTCACATGGATGTCCCACCAAAAGAGGTGAAGGGGAGACGCATGGCTGAGGAGCAGGCAGAGTGCGCTATGGACATTTGTCAGGGAACTTCTCTACCAGATGAACAACATGAGGCAGCAGAGGGTCCTGTAGTGAAAGAGCAGCAAAAGGCAGTCTCAATGGAGTCAAAAGGAGATG ATGAGGAACCGACTGATGAACCACAGTCAGAGGCCAGAGGGTTAAAGAAAGTCACATTTATCCTGGAGCCAGAAATGATCAATGACTCAGCTCTGTCTGAGCTGGACTCTTCATCTAGCTGGAAAAGAGAAAGTATGTCAG AGGCTGAGCTGAGCTCTCGTGATGAAACCAACACCGCTGAGATGATTGACCTCATGTTTGATGAGGTGCTGGAGGCTGCTGCCCAGGGAAGGATGGAAGAGGAGGGTGAAGAGGACACTGAGGATCACAACAGTGGTATAGCCACAGCGATGAGCGGAATGGAAAAGGAGAAAACAGACACAGAGTTGGACAAGGACAAAGCTGAAGAGGGTGAAGACCTGGAAAAAACCAAGGAACTGGACTCCAGTGCAGATGAGCTGCTGTCCTTCCCACCCAGCTttatcctctcccctctcagcAAGTCTGTGGACGCTGTGGTCACTCCTATG AGACTTGCAGCCAACCCTCCATCCCTACTTCTGACTCCTGAAGAGCTGTCCACGCCCCCTGCTGATAGTGCCCCTCTCTACAG CATCGATGCCTACCGCACCCAGAGACAGAGCACCAAGCCAGCCATTCAGAGAGTAACCCCAAGGGTGCAGAGGCATGCCACTGAGAAgtctcacccccagccctgtgtcAACACCAAGGAAAGGATCATG GTTCTGAATGAGGATGCTGCCAAGCTGCACATGGTCATCAAACAGACGTTGCAGGCCCTGAGCTGCTGCACTGACGAGGACCACGGCAGGGGCTCCCTGGAGGAGGCAGAGGCTGATAAACTGCTGCTCGTCTCGT GTGAGAAGCGGGCAGCCCTGCTGGCTGAGGTGGCCAGgctgaaggagagggggggctcAGCCTCTGAGGATCTAGAGGGGGGTGATGGTGAGGGGGACTCCAGCATGTCCCAGCAGCCCTGCAGGGGCACTGTCAGCATCAGCAGTGTCCAGCTCCCTCTCAAGGTGGAGTTTGTCTGCTCTGCCCGCACACGAACAG GTCGGCCCACTCATTATTTCTTTGTCCTGATTCGTTATGGACCCTGCAACATCGTTGCGACCCCATTGGCCACGGCAGTGGACGCCCAGAATGGAGACACCATCTCCTTCCCCACCTCCATCACCCT GCAGGACATTCGCTCCAACTTTGAGATTGATGTGGAGGTCTACAGCCTG TCCCACAGCTCAGGGAACACCTGCAATGTGGATCTCCGCAGCTCCACCAAGTCAAGG GTCACTCCAAGGAAGCTTCTAAGCACCATCAAG agatccaaCCAAAATGTAACAT CTTCTACCATGCCGCCCCTGAACACCCGGCGCACCAGCAACTTCTCTCTGGTTGGTTCTCACAAGATCTCCCTGGCCTCCCTGGGCCAGAGCAAGTTCCCCCTGGACAAG GTGCCCTTCCTGTCTCCACTAGAGGGAAACATATACCTGCAACTGGAGAGCGAGAGCCACTCTAATGTCCAGCACCAGGGCTTCCTT ACAATGTTTGAGGTGGTGAATGGATTTGGAGCTTGGCATCGACGCTTCTTTGTCCTGGAGGGAAACCACATGTCCTATTGGAACCACCCCAATGACAGAGGCAGCAAG GCAGCAGAAGGCAGCATCTCCCTGTCTTGTTCCTCTAGTCAGAGTGTGAAGCCAGTGACGAGAGACTCCTGTGCTCGCCCCTATACTTTTGAACTGGTCAGCAGTGTCCAGACTGCACAACAGGATGACCAGGGCACTCTGGCCAA GTGCTGGTTCTCAGCAGATACTGGGGAGGATCGAGGGGACTGGATGGAGAACCTGAACCAGGTTCTCCTGGACCTGCATACCTGGACTCGCTGCCCCCCTGAACCATGCTAA